In Arachis hypogaea cultivar Tifrunner chromosome 7, arahy.Tifrunner.gnm2.J5K5, whole genome shotgun sequence, the genomic window caaaactcaattatcttttcaaattcatctcaaatctcttttttttttaaaaaaaaatttagatttatctttttcaaatatctttcataactttccaattttaaattacatctttttcctatcatacttatctttcacaaatcatatcttctatcttatctttttcaaaaattttgaaaacccaccctccctccctttaaatccacattcggcctcccttctctcttccaccattcaaaattggctctccttctatccatctcttttcctttcttatgcttgaggacaagcaaacctctaagtttggtgtgtttatccgtgatcactaagccatacccactaagatcatggctcctaaaggaaaacaaaccactccaagaggcaagaaagagaatattccaaaaccactttagaatcaagggaagttcttaaccaaagaacattcagatcattactacaaaataatgggtctaaggtcagtgatcctggaagttaaattcgatctgaaagaagacgaatatccggagatccaagagcaaatccgaaacaggagctggtaaatcctagctaatcctgagacaaaggtgggaaggaacatggttcaaaAATTCTAcactaatctgtggcaaacagacaggcagagattAGCTGGAGCcgccttctatgactatcgaactctggtcagaggaaagattgttcaccttcatcctgacaaaatcagggagatcttcaagctacctcagctgaaagatgacccagactcctttaataggagaatgatgagaacacaTAAGGGCTTGGacgaaattctagaggacatatgcctccctgaaaCCAAGTGGACAAACAGCACAAAAGgtgttccaaatcaactcaagagagaagatctcaaaccagtcgccagagcctggctggacttcattgggcgttctatactgtccactagcaaccgctctgaagtcaccatcaaaagagcagtaatgatccattgcattatgttgggaaaagaagtggaagttcatgagctgatttcttgtgaactttacacaattacaaacaagaactccaaagatgccaaattggcttatccaagcttaatctctatgctatgtaaagatgctggggtgacgATGGGAGTAAccgagtatatctcagttgagcgatcAATCACCAAAAAATCAATGGAAGGACAATaggtgcaggacgaccccatcaagaggagagcacaggagtttctctcggaaatccctcaaattgaatactcggagcgtcttgaagcatctgtcaccaagttgcaagaagctatggagcaattaaaggaagaacagcaaaatcaaaatagcatgctttgcaaactgcttaaggaacaagaggagcaagggcgcgaACTGAggcaactgaagcgtcagaagctatctcttgaagggtcaagcaccccacagattaaaggagcatccacctcccaaaataaaggttgttgagtcctaatcttagctttaactttgtgatagttgttcttataggaatttaccttagaaattatatatgagtagtagtaattagtatatctattttgattttatctccaattaagctataatttatttttctcatcatcatcaaacatgaataaaatagtagatttttagaataaagaggcaatatttttttcgagttcttaataaggaaaattctaattatttatatgtggtggcaatattttttatcttctgaatgaatgcctgaatagtgcatattttttatattgaattttatgaatgttaaaatttttggctcctaaaagaataatgaacaagagaaatattattgctgatctgaaaaatcatgaaattgattcttgaagcaagaaaaagtagtgaaaaaaaaaagcaaaagaggtagaaaaagccaatagccctttaaaccaaaaggcaagggtgaaaaggatccaaggctttgagaatcaatggataggagggcccaaggaagtaaatccaggcctaagcggctagatcaagctgtccctaaccatgtgcttgtggcatgcaggtccaagtgaaaagtttgagactgagtggttaaagtcatgatccaaagcaaaagagtgtgcttaagaactcttgacacctctaattggggacttgagcaaagctaagtcacaatctaaaaaggttcactcagttatgtgtctgtggcatttatgtatccggtggtaatactggaaaacaaagtgcttagggccacggccaagactcataaagtagctgtgttcaagaatcaacatactaaactaggagaatcaataatactatctgaattctgagttcctatggatgccaatcattctgaatttcaaaggataaagtgagatgccaaaactgttcggaagcaaaaagctactagtcccgctcatctaattagaatctgagcttcacttaaaactctgagatactatttctttttgatttctttttatcctattttatttatctagttgcttgaggacaagcaacagtttaagtttggtgttgtgatgagcggatgttttatatgttttttgggggtaatttcatatagtttttagtatgttttagttagtttttagtatatttttattaatttttaggcaaaattcatatttttggactttactatgagtttgtgtatttttctgtgatttcaggtattttctggctgaaattgagggagctgagcaaaaatctgattaaggctgaaaaaagactgctgatgttgttggattctgacctccttgcacttggaatggatttttttggagctacatgagttcaattggcacgctctcaattgggttggaaagtagacatacagggctttccagcgatatataatagttcatactttgcgcgaagataaatgacgtaaaatggcgtttaacgccagttccatgttgcattctggcgttgaacggcagaaacatgttacaagttggagttgaacaccagaaacaggttacaacctgacgtttaaatccaaaaacagcccaggcacatgagaagctcaagtctcagccccagcacacaccaagtggtccccagaagtggatttctgcactatccatcttagtttactcattttctgtaaacctaggttactagcttagtatttaaacaacttttagagatttattttgcatctcatgacattttagatctgaactttgtactctttgatggcatgagtctctaaactccattgttgggggtgaggagctctgcagcgtctcgatgaattaatgcaattatttctgttttctattcaaacacgcttgttcctatctaagatgttcagtcgcacttcaatatgaagaaggtgatgatccgtgacactcatcaccattctcaacctatgaacgcgtgcctgacaaccacctccgttctaccttcgattgaatgaatatctcttggattctttaatcagagtcttcgtgctatagctagaatccattggcagcatccttgagaatctggaaagtctaaaccttgtctgtggtattccgagtaggattcagggattggatgactgtgacgagcttcaaattcgcgagtgttgggcatagtgacagacacaaaaggatcaatggatcctattccgacatgatcgagaaccgacagatgattagccgtgctgtgatagagcatttggaccattttcactgagaggaagggaagtagccattgacaacagtgacgccctacatacagcttgccatggaaggagccttgcatgtttgaaagtaagaaagcattatgttgcaaggattcagaagacaaagcatctccaaaactccaacatattctccattattgagtaacaattacttattttatgccctttcactttttacaattgaaactaaagaaccctattggtatcctgactaagaataataagataatcatagcttgcttcaagccaacaatctccgtgggattcgacccttactcacgtaaggtattacttggatgacccagtgcatttgctggttagttgtgcggaattacatagtgtgagtgtaattttcgtgcaccagtaagttgataaaattcactcttTTCAAGTAAAAAATAATCgtaaaatatgaatttatcagTCATTATTACAGTTATCCAAAATAAACTGAAAAGTATTAAAGTAACATAATTTAATCAACGAAAAATTATTTCCAAAATAAGCAGCAGTGACAAGGAGCTAGACATCAGATCATTTATCCTCGGATCCTAatatatcttcttcttcatgctcaGACATTATTTGGTCATCTTCCAATGATTCAATGTACTTGAAAAGTACTTCAACTCTGTTTTGAAACTTTCTTAAAGAGTTTTCATTTTGAATTGCAAGTCTCCTAGTTTGTTAGCTAGAGTTGATAATGTTCTTGGTCAAGTTCACAAACTCTTATAGAacatctttcacaattttattgaCCAAGTATTTGTTGGAAATTGATGTACCAGCAGTTGAAGAAGGAGGGATACtttcatcttttcttcttctaaaaCAATGTATCTATCAGCTTTAGTCCcttttttctttgattatttgaCTGCACCACCATCTTTAAGAGACAAAATTCTATTCTCTCAAGACCTCATTATCCAGATTAACACCAAAATATTCAAagaaataagtaaaaaatataaaatatagtagTAAAATACTTTTATCACTTTTGATGCAATCATACATATGATGCATCATAAGATATGCAAAAGAAATTTTAACTTTGTTAATTATGGTATAGAGAACTAAGGTGTCATAAAGAGTAACTCGTTGATATGAACCGTTTTGAGGCAAGAGAATATGAGTAATGATGCGATGTAACTGGACTTTGATAGGACCTAAGGCACGGTGGTTAGGAGTAACACCATCCATGAGAGAAATGTTCTCACATATGTTGGCCAAAACATCCTTGTATGAAATACCCTGATCATTGTCCCACTTTCCAGTGATATAGGCATTGATGCCAACATCATAATAATCTAGGGTTTCACCAATGGATTCTTTGTTTAAATGGATTTCACGACCTTTAACATAAACGTAAACAGATTCCTCATGATAGTACATATTGGCATAAAATTCTCTAACTAAATCAGGATAAACAggttttcaaatttcaaacaaattttttcAATCCAGATAAATGatgttttcaataaaatttattccCTTTTTAGCTAAAGCTTTTAAGTCAGGCATATATGTTGGACACAAAGATCTTTTAGAAATAATAGTTCTATAAAATTCAAAGTTCATACTAGATGAAAAATAGAGAGAGTCATAGTGAGAATGAAAAAAGTTAACGAAATGTGATTTGAATCCAATAGGATCAGGATTTTTAGGTTCTTTCATAAAATTAAGAAAGTGCCTTCGATTACCTTTGGTAGGGCAACTAGATGGTGCAGAAGGTCCTTGAAGACGAGATGAAGAACGAGAAGATGGAGACGTTGAAAGTTCTTCTTTAGTCATGGCTTTCTTCCTTTTACCAACATTTGCCTTGCATGTCCCAGCCTCTGCTAGTGCCTTTGATGGACGACAAGAGATAGTCTTTGTCCTAGCCATGGTGTTTGGAATGAGAGAGAAATGCGAAGAGGAATGTGAGTATATATGGATGTGGGTGTGTGCTTGATCCTTTGGTGGAGAGTTTCTAAGAGCATGATAAGAGCCAGTGTCTCTTCGTGTACCCAccttctttctcatttttatGAAAGAGCAATGAATGCAATTTTGAGAATTGATGAAGGTTAAAAGAGAAGATGAACGATTCACATGGTATAACTACtataaatgatttaattttgaaaaaataaaaatataatttaagaacatttgaaagtttgtttaaaaaataaatgatttaaaAAGTATGCAAGCAAGTAGTTGAAAAGACAAGTCAAAAAAATTTGTGAAATCTGAACTTGATTTGACTTGgtagaaaatccaaaaataaaaattttaaatttatgattaaGAATCTAATGAGGCCcacatcatagaatatacatttTTTTGACCCAACAGTGGTTTTAAGGAAACACAATGGAACACTAAAAATTCAATATTAACCCAAATAAATTCAAAAGTATCAACATTCAGTCTTATATCCAGAGAATCTAGAGGGATTCATCGTCTGTCTTATTTCGTCTCCTGTCGACCTAAGAGACAAAATCAACCAGAATGcaacatcatcaaattaatttattgattcagCACAAACAATACTCAAGGCAGTTCTTAACTTGGAAAATCTGTCTTCAGACAATAATTTTGTAAATACATCAACAAGTTGATCTtcaaattttacaaattgaatgtcAACGGTTTGTTTTTACAAATATTCTCTAATAGAGTGAAATCTAATTTCAATGTGTTTGGTTCTAGAATACAGaacagaatttttaaaaatatttattgcacTTATTATTACACATTAAGGGAATACTATTGACTTGCAATTTATAACTTGCAAGTTGAATTTTAAGTCATAATAATTGAAAACAACAAGAAAAAGTGACTATGTATTCAGCCTCAACTTTAGACAATATAACAGTAGCTTGTTTCTTGTTGGACCATACATTTAATGACTGTCCAAGACAGCAACGAATTTctgatgtgctccttctatcaattTGGTCACTGACAAAATCTGCATTGGAATAATCCACTATACAAAactcatcagatttaggataccaaagaccaaaactCCTATCTAATGATTCTCTTGGCAGCTGAAAGATGTGATTTTCTTAGATGTAATTAGAATCTAGAATAATTTCAACACTTAGAAAGTTTGGTCTAAAAGAGATTAgatacataagagaaccaatcattcttTTATACCTTGTCTCATCCATATTTTtaccattttcatttttttcaagttttgagTTTGGATACATTGGTGTAGttattggtttggaattttctaaacCAAATTTCTTTACCAATTCTTTAACATATTTACCTTGGTGCACAAAAATGCCATTAAAAGTCTGTTTGATTTGGAGTTTTAAGAAAAATGTGAGTTCTCCCATCATACTCATATCAAATTCACTAGTCATTAAGTTTTTAAAATCAACACACAAGACTTCATTTGCCGAGCTAAATACAATATCATTTACAAAAACTTGAACTAGAATAAAATGATTATTAGATTCTTTAAAAAGATTTGTTTCTGATTTACCTCTTAATTTGATCTTAACTTCTTAACTCTAACTTTTGACTTGCTTGAATTTAgtaattcactatttttttttatttgaatcctaataatttttttttctttttttttatgacttCTTCACGTGtgtaagaaaaaagagaagagagaaaatgaaTTTGGTTGCtttattttttgttaagaaaAGAGTGAAGTTTCCTTCTTTTGATAGAAACCACTTCCATAGGCCATAAATGAATGAATgagctgattttttttttatcatgggACTGAATTATCATTAGACCTTGTTTGCTTGTTATTCGGGCTTGTTTGGTTTCTATATTACTACACAATAAACAAATATAATCACATACATAATTGGACTTTTAACCAAATATTTATTCATCGTtacttaataaattattatttctttaaattcaacaataacaataactatGATATACAAGAACAATGATAAAATTGTATCCTATCacccaaaatttaacaaaaaaaaaatccatcttcatatttaaaatttttgttaattttttttttgtttgacattGTGAACTTATCACTCTACATGACAATCACGTTCAATTGGTATATATATTAGCTGCATCCGTTCATAAACCACAACAACGAGCAGCAAATTCAAGAGGTTAGATTTTGTCGAGTGTAAACAACGGTATGGTGTAGTGTTAGAAGAGCTTGAATGTAAGCCGCAGCAGGATATGACGGATTATGTGAAAACGAGTAAACCTTATATAGCGGTTTACATAGATGCATAATTGCACACGCATGTAATGGATTCCCAATTgttatatttatgtaatttttacttgctttatttatgtaaattgtccTTTTTTCTTTATAGAAGTGAAATGAGTGATATATTTaaacattgtaatttttttttgtatttttaaaattgtgagAAATACAAAAATTAGAGGATCTGATTTGtgtaacttaaatttttttattttcttaaatagaAATCGGAGAGTCCGATTTCAGAAATCAAAATGTTTGATTTTTATACTCCAAATTAAACTTTTTCATATTTGAGATTAACAACTTGATAGTCCAcagattaaaaaatatcattattaactcaatatttaaaataaaaaatggttaattggtgtttaattttttgtattcatgtattatgattgattaaaaaaatttggtttttgcggcaaaaaaaaaaaactaatttttttaaaccaACGGTCAGCTAATAAAGTAGttgataaacaaaaaatataagtagtaaaaaaaatttaaagaaatttttttttgtccaaTTATATATTTACCCGAGAAGTTTgttctcaatttttttcaaaaatatttgttaaaacgAAAATCGTATGGTTAATTATTGTTTATAAAAacttgaataattatttattattattattgaaaaaaaaggaaaaaccatAAACTTCAAAATAAAAAGCTGTTGTTCTTAGAGCATTTTTAATAGAATActtttagaatattatttttgataattttaagAAGTGAATTAATTTAGAATTAGAATCTGTATTAGAGTTGATATATGAAATGAAATCGATATTATTTTAGAAATACAGTATTATTTTagtgaaaaattaataaaattttattatttatataaatgtattgataaaataatataaaattttaaatgaattaagattaaatattaaaagagtaatttttattttaaattttaaattattatttataatatataattttataaatatttttataaaatctaaaataaaattaaaattaaaataatcattagAGATACTCTTAAAATGACTAACTAATTTCTTAGAATAtttcaacaaaaaatataatatagacaATACTAAATAATcgataatttatttgaataacaTGAACAAAAGAAATATACATGTTATATTTTTCATGGAATATACATTTTTGTCATTAATAATCATCTCCCATTAATCATGATCATCTATATGAGTATCCAATCCAGTATAGGCATTACGATATTTTCTAAAGACATCCAAAATAATTATCACTATAAGGTCTACGCCAGTAACCAAATAAAAATTGATTGTTAATTTCTACACCTGTCATTAGTATTGTATCATTGTATATGTCCCTTTTTTCGGATAAAATAAACGTAACGAAATTGAAGCATCAAATACTATTTTACTTAATAAATTTAGTTAGTTTAATAGTTAGTTTTATCGTCATCTTAGGTAAGTATTAggggtttaaattttattttatatataataatttagcagcagacttttaaataaaatttaatttcgtAACGAATTAATCTTTAACCTATTATGCTAAAAAATACTGGATATAAAAAAAAAGCtattttacttattattataCAGTTTAATTTAGTGTTCGGATATTATTCACTATATAACAATATAATGATAAGCAGAAACTGCTCCGTAATGCAGCTGTTTTGACACCTTGTTTGGACAGCTTCCTAAGTAGCTTGCAACGAAGGCTTTGTCGTTGAATACAAGGTCCTCTTTGCTTGTctcacatacatacatacaaatattcatctcttttttttttcttcctcgtTCTCAATTTTCATATGTTAAACTTAGAATATAGGCTCAGGTTTTGTTTTGCTTTGCTTTTAGGTGACACCTCAAATCTCTATCTCAAGCTGTGGCAAATAACGGTACAAACTACAAAGTATACAATTTTAACCAAGGTAAGGGCTGTAAATTGGATGTAAGAGTTAGAAGTTTCACATTGTTTGAAGTAATTAGTACTATAAAATTCTCAAACTATATATTAGTTTTTGGAGATTTAATTAAATCTATTTAGTTCTAATATAATTGCACGTTTTAGATATATCCAGTGTTTGATATTCAACTACATAAAATGTTGACATTTATTACTTACTTGCATTTGTCAAAACAATGACCAAGTTCTGTTTCATGATTTAATGTGCTGAACATGTCAATTTCTAGGGAATCAATCACCCCTCAACTGAAAAACAATGTCTGAGGATAATGAAAATGATGTTTACACAAAAGATGGAACAGTAGATTACAAAGGAAATCCAGCAAACAAAAATGAAACTGGTACCTGGAGAGCATGCCCCTTTATTTTAGGTAACTATATTATGTAATTCCtatctccatcatcatcatcatcatcacatcatcatcatcatcattattaactAGAAAACACTTACGCAATTCTATTACACAGGAAATGAGTGTAGTGAGAGACTGGCTTACTATGGGATGAGTTCAAATTTGGTGGTTTATTTTAAGGATATACTAAATCAGGAAAGTGCTACTGCTTCCAAGAATAATGCAAACTGGGGTGGAACATGCTATATCACTCCATTGATTGGAGCATTCCTGGCTGATGCTTATCTTGGAAGATATTGGACCATTCTTTGTTTCTCAATCATTTATGTTATTGTGAGTATTACTAGCTTTCTGCTTAGGCAAAAATGTACAAGTTTCAATAAGAATAACTACCAAATGGTCCTAAAGAAATTTTAGATCCGATATTTTAGTATCTAATAAAGTTTTATTCTCTAAAAATTCTCACAAATTATTTTTGTTGCACAAATTAATTCTTATGTCGTTTTAAAAGAATACTCATTTGATTTAAAGtgcattttttagaatttatttgtcttataataaaaatttttagagatttatttgtctagcatatatattaaaaaattgatttaaagCGACTCTAAAATTAATCTATCCGATGAGAATAATTCTTAGAAGACTTAGAAAATAAAGATTTGTTGAGGACTAAAGTTTCAGATTTAAAATTCTTTAGTTGGCTGTTTactctttaaaatttgatttaaaattaaccATCAAAGGGTGTTGAGGTGACTAATTCCAAAAAATTAAGCGGCGTTGAGGACAAAGATATTGTTGGAGTTATTCTTTTTATCCAGTACCAACAAACTTtatgttaaaaaaagatcttttacagAAAGATTAGTTAGAAATTTCTTGTAAAAACACtagccctatatatatatatatatatatatatatatatatatatatatatatatatatatatatatatatatatatatataaaaggattaacatatattatatatattttcttttctgattgCCGGACAAACTTGTTCAACAAGAAAAATGGCATGGACgaatttgttttcaaattttggtcagggaaaagaaaaataatcccCTGCTTAGAAAACATTGAATAATGAGAAAGTTTAGGGCCAGCAGATTTTGTAGTTTTTAACCATtaattagccatcaatgatgtttttaatggtgtgaaactCCTCTTGAATAATTATGTGTAAGAACTTATATAATTTTGTATCAAATTCTATGTTCTTAATTGAAGAATTAAATACACAAAAAGAACTTATATGTTTCTTGTTGTACAGGGAATGACACTGTTAACACTATCTGCATCAGTTCCTGGCTTAAGACCAACCTGTCATGAAGGAAATTGCAATGCTACTAATGGACAAAGTGCAGTGTTCTTTGTTGCTCTTTACATCATAGCACTTGGCACTGGTGGGATCAAGCCTTGTGTTTCTTCTTATGGCGCCGATCAGTTCGATGATGCTGATGAGGTTGAGAAGGGACACAAGAGCTCTTTCTTCAACTGGTTCTATTTCTCAATCAACATTGGTGCTCTTGTTGCTTCTTCTCTTATAGTTTGGATCCAAGACAATAAAAGTTGGGGATGGGGATTTGGAATTCCAGCAGTGGCTATGGCGATAGCTGCTGCGAGTTTCTTTTTAGGTACAAAGCTGTATAGGAATCAGAAGCCGGCTGGCAGCCCCTTCACTCGAATGTTTCAGGTGATAGTTTCATCCATAAGGAAGTACAATGTTGAAGTGCCTCATGATGAGTCCCTCTTATATGAGATTCCAGACAATGAGTCTGCTATCCAAGGTTGCCGCAAGCTCCACCACACCAATGGATTAAGGTAAACCATTCAAGAGTAGAAATGACCGTCTTTTGTCTTTCATGGGTAGATTTGTcgacattttaatattttatggacagaaatagtagtttactcttaaaatacACCTACTATTTTGTTAGGGAAGTTAGGGAAGGCAAATTGTCAATTTTCACGTACAAAATTGAAATGCGCATATATATACACCTTTGTACCTATACACCTTATAATTCATAATGCCAAAACTATTGCTATGCATCTCATACAATATTACAGTTCATCTTCAAACAATTATTTACCCAATAAAATGTGGTGTAACAGATTCTTTGACAGAGCAGCAGTACTAGGAAAATCAGAAAATATGACTGAATCAGCAAATCCATGGAAGCTTTGCACAGTAACACAAGTAGAAGAGTTTAAAGCCATAGTAAGGTTGCTTCCAATATGGGCCACTGGGATAATATTTGCTACTGTCTATGGTCAAATGAGCTCTTACTTTGTGATACAAGGCCAAACCATGGATGCTCACATGGGAAACTTCGAGATCCCGGTGGCGTCTCTTTCCATCTTCGACACAATCAGTGTCATCTTCTGGGTGCCAGTGTACGACCGGATCATAGTGCCAATAGCCAGAAAATTCACCGGCCGAAAAAACGGCCTAACGCAGCTTCAGAGAATGGGAATAGGCCTATTCATATCAATATTCTCAATGGTCTCTGCTGCAACATTGGAATACATAAGACTGAGAATGGTTTACAGGCATGACTATTATAAACTTGAACATG contains:
- the LOC112704048 gene encoding protein NRT1/ PTR FAMILY 8.2-like, which encodes MSEDNENDVYTKDGTVDYKGNPANKNETGTWRACPFILGNECSERLAYYGMSSNLVVYFKDILNQESATASKNNANWGGTCYITPLIGAFLADAYLGRYWTILCFSIIYVIGMTLLTLSASVPGLRPTCHEGNCNATNGQSAVFFVALYIIALGTGGIKPCVSSYGADQFDDADEVEKGHKSSFFNWFYFSINIGALVASSLIVWIQDNKSWGWGFGIPAVAMAIAAASFFLGTKLYRNQKPAGSPFTRMFQVIVSSIRKYNVEVPHDESLLYEIPDNESAIQGCRKLHHTNGLRFFDRAAVLGKSENMTESANPWKLCTVTQVEEFKAIVRLLPIWATGIIFATVYGQMSSYFVIQGQTMDAHMGNFEIPVASLSIFDTISVIFWVPVYDRIIVPIARKFTGRKNGLTQLQRMGIGLFISIFSMVSAATLEYIRLRMVYRHDYYKLEHVPMSIFWQVPQYFIIGCAEVFTFIGQLEFFYEQAPDAMRSMCSALSLLTVALGQYVSSLLITIVTKVTTRNGGPRWLPDNPNFGRLDYFFWMLTVLSVVNMIAFFLISQMYTYKVSVGTLR